A genomic region of Haliotis asinina isolate JCU_RB_2024 chromosome 1, JCU_Hal_asi_v2, whole genome shotgun sequence contains the following coding sequences:
- the LOC137257306 gene encoding ras-related protein Rab-35-like: protein MAREYDHLFKLLIIGDSGVGKSSLLLRFADNTFSGTYITTIGVDFKIRTVDVNGEKVKLQIWDTAGQERFRTITSTYYRGTHGVIVVYDVSSGESFANVKRWLHEIDQNCDVVNRILVGNKDDDPDRKVVLTQDAQRFADQMGIQLYETSAKENINVEEMFLAITRLVLSTKKEQQKKAADAPQTIKLDGHRSGKKKKCC, encoded by the exons ATGGCCAGGGAATACGATCACCTATTCAAACTACTAATTATTGGTGACAGTG GTGTCGGCAAGAGCAGTTTGCTGCTGAGATTTGCGGACAATACTTTCTCAG GAACGTACATCACAACCATCGGGGTCGACTTCAAGATACGAACAGTGGATGTGAACGGGGAGAAGGTGAAACTTCAAATCTGGGATACCGCAGGGCAGGAGAGGTTCagaaccatcacatccac ATACTACCGTGGCACACATGGTGTGATTGTTGTCTATGACGTATCAAGCGGAGAATCTTTTGCTAATGTCAAGAGATGGTTACATGAGATTGACCAGAACTGTGATGTTGTTAATAGGATTCTAG TTGGTAACAAGGATGATGACCCTGACAGAAAGGTCGTGTTGACCCAAGATGCTCAGCGTTTTGCAGACCAGATGGGTATTCAGCTGTACGAGACGAGTGCCAAGGAAAACATAAATGTTGAAGAG ATGTTCCTAGCCATTACTCGCCTGGTTTtgtcaacaaagaaagaacaacAGAAGAAAGCCGCAGACGCCCCTCAGACAATAAAACTTGACGGACACAGAAGTGGCAAGAAGAAGAAGTGCTGCTAA
- the LOC137257322 gene encoding sn-1-specific diacylglycerol lipase ABHD11-like — protein sequence MNTGLLRALCNSSVHKCLRHVSSKQSYPKAVKLSYTEHDFEQTGSWEVGSLGNKDYAPLLVLHGLFGSKSNFHSIAKKLAAEGQRVITVDGRNHGDSEHSPNMDYYSMRDDVLRLMDDLHLEQTVLVGHSMGGKVAMTLALSQPERLKGLVVVDVAPVTSPGGTLLLSFAERMRQIVPDPHAQVSTARKEADVQLRPIVESSLVRQFLLTNLVEKHGKVQWRLNLDAIIENYPHIMEFPEFSQPFEKPTKFIGGSLSHHISSETIPEIKALFPMADITHIPGAGHWVHSENPPEFLNILSDFLTQENLS from the exons ATGAACACTGGTCTTCTGCGGGCTTTGTGCAATTCTTCTGTTCACAAATGCCTACGTCACGTCAGCTCTAAGCAGTCCTATCC GAAGGCTGTGAAGCTGTCTTACACTGAACATGACTTTGAGCAAACTGGCAGCTGGGAGGTTGGTAGCCTAGGCAACAAGGACTATGCTCCACTTCTGGTACTACATGGTTTGTTTGGTTCCAAGTCAAACTTTCACAGTATTGCCAAGAAACTGGCTGCGGAGGGGCAAAGG GTAATAACTGTTGACGGTCGTAACCATGGGGACAGTGAACACAGTCCTAACATGGACTACTATTCCATGAGGGATGACGTTCTGAGATTGAtggatgaccttcaccttgagcAGACAGTTCTGGTTGGTCACAGCATGGGAGGCAAGGTGGCGATGACTCTTGCTTTGTCACAG CCTGAGCGTCTAAAGGGCCTGGTTGTTGTGGATGTTGCACCTGTGACCAGCCCTGGCGGGACATTGTTGCTGTCATTTGCGGAGAGAATGCGGCAAATTGTTCCCGATCCCCATGCTCAAGTATCCACTGCCAGGAAGGAGGCGGATGTGCAGCTCAGACCAATCGTGGAG AGTTCGCTAGTGCGGCAGTTCCTGCTGACCAACCTGGTGGAGAAACATGGCAAGGTGCAGTGGAGACTGAACTTGGATGCCATCATAGAAAATTACCCCCATATCATGGAATTCCCAGAATTTTCTCAACCTTTTGAGAAACCCACAAAATTCATTGGAGGAAGTTTGTCACACCATATAAG TTCCGAAACAATCCCCGAGATCAAGGCTCTGTTCCCGATGGCAGACATCACCCACATCCCTGGTGCAGGACACTGGGTCCATTCGGAAAACCCGCCAGAGTTCCTCAACATCCTGTCTGACTTCCTCACACAGGAAAACCTCTCTTAA